From Bacillus sp. FSL K6-3431, the proteins below share one genomic window:
- a CDS encoding DUF7587 domain-containing protein gives MKGFKFPNLLFILIASFVLLFIQPYQAAGEESAFLNNTVSASGSIAETDEGLLEPITDWFGSLRENTDNTIEGIKEKFDGIVGYIGELFESVDESIAVFTGGGDSNEEITNLNNTIDQIEEKLGDISLNLDENTVYRVLREDENPDKGIFAKAPEREHITIAGHVNNGSKKTFKGSKYISTTKSFEVALENATKDIMNAGKAQDLRIIQIDLDKVPDTYYDLTDPDVQDKYLVNSKGEPWEKVRRYANKSQELLIENVIPPEAINLLGRPSEFMK, from the coding sequence TTGAAAGGATTTAAATTTCCAAATCTACTATTTATCCTGATTGCATCTTTCGTATTGCTATTTATTCAGCCATATCAGGCTGCCGGAGAAGAATCGGCCTTTTTAAACAATACTGTATCTGCCTCCGGGAGCATTGCCGAAACGGATGAAGGGTTATTGGAACCGATCACAGATTGGTTCGGTAGTCTGAGAGAGAATACAGATAACACTATTGAGGGTATCAAAGAAAAATTTGACGGGATCGTCGGTTACATAGGTGAATTGTTTGAAAGTGTTGATGAGTCGATCGCGGTATTTACTGGTGGAGGAGATTCGAACGAGGAAATTACGAACCTCAACAATACAATCGATCAGATTGAAGAAAAACTGGGAGACATCAGTCTTAATCTGGACGAAAACACAGTATACCGCGTCTTACGGGAGGATGAAAATCCGGATAAGGGCATTTTCGCCAAAGCACCGGAAAGGGAACATATCACGATTGCGGGGCATGTCAACAATGGAAGTAAGAAAACATTTAAAGGATCCAAATATATATCAACTACCAAGAGTTTTGAGGTAGCACTGGAAAATGCAACAAAAGATATTATGAATGCAGGTAAAGCTCAGGATCTCCGGATCATACAGATTGATTTGGATAAGGTGCCTGATACGTATTATGATTTAACCGACCCGGATGTCCAAGATAAGTACCTGGTTAATTCGAAAGGGGAACCATGGGAAAAGGTAAGGAGATACGCCAATAAATCTCAGGAATTGCTGATTGAAAATGTTATACCACCAGAAGCAATCAACCTGCTTGGTCGCCCTTCCGAATTTATGAAATGA